In Kocuria turfanensis, a single genomic region encodes these proteins:
- a CDS encoding recombinase family protein, with product MELGYARVSTAKQDLDRQIDALRQVGIAPERIYVDKKSGATTDRPGLTAALAYARKGDVIVVHTLDRLGRTVRDTLNLIHDLAERGVGVRNLADPIKVDSTNPNDPMAQLAVVLLALFGQMERTYTLERAAHARSVATAKGRRIGRPSVVDPDKLAYAAHLRESGHTMAEIVAKTGITRTTLYRHLPPRPPESVTAGPVTAAEAAPDPAG from the coding sequence ATGGAATTGGGCTACGCGCGGGTCTCGACGGCCAAACAGGACCTCGACCGGCAGATCGATGCCCTTCGGCAGGTCGGGATCGCGCCCGAGCGGATCTATGTGGACAAGAAGTCCGGGGCCACCACGGATCGCCCCGGGCTGACCGCGGCCCTGGCCTACGCCCGGAAGGGCGACGTGATCGTGGTGCACACCCTGGACCGGCTCGGGCGCACCGTGCGCGACACCCTGAACCTGATCCACGATCTGGCCGAGCGAGGGGTGGGGGTGCGCAACCTGGCGGATCCGATCAAGGTGGACTCCACCAACCCCAACGATCCGATGGCGCAGCTGGCGGTGGTGCTGCTGGCGCTGTTCGGGCAGATGGAACGCACCTACACCCTGGAGCGCGCCGCCCATGCCCGGTCGGTGGCCACGGCCAAGGGCCGGCGGATCGGGCGGCCCTCGGTGGTGGATCCGGACAAGCTGGCCTACGCAGCCCATCTGCGCGAGTCCGGGCACACCATGGCGGAAATCGTGGCCAAGACTGGCATCACCCGTACCACCCTTTACCGTCACCTGCCACCGAGGCCTCCGGAGTCGGTGACCGCCGGGCCGGTCACCGCCGCCGAAGCCGCCCCTGATCCGGCAGGCTGA
- a CDS encoding VIT1/CCC1 transporter family protein yields MTPSTDPDTTAAPVHRPTPAEIRRWRRYLADERSEAAVYRDLAARRTGEEREILLGLAEAETRHEQHWVSLLGHHVGHPRRGSLRSRLLGFLARHFGSVFVLALMQRAEARSPYEADDHATDAMAADEQIHEEVVRALATRGRNRMAGSFRAAVFGANDGLVSNLALVLGISASGVGSSVVLLTGISGLLAGALSMGAGEYVSVRSQRELLEASTPNAEARHKVPMLDAEANELALFYRARGLDPEAAETKAARVLGGAHLEHTEHTGPVPVVEADEHEAVGTGLGAAASSFCFFASGAVLPILPYLFGLEGTTAVIVAAVIVGLALLSTGTVVALLSGSSPARMALRQLTIGYGAAGATYVLGLLFGTSIA; encoded by the coding sequence GCGCCGCTACCTGGCCGACGAGCGCTCCGAGGCCGCGGTCTACCGCGACCTGGCCGCCCGGCGCACCGGGGAGGAGCGGGAGATCCTGCTCGGTCTGGCCGAGGCCGAGACCCGCCACGAGCAGCACTGGGTGAGCCTGCTGGGCCACCACGTGGGCCACCCGCGCCGCGGGTCCCTGCGCTCCCGCCTGCTGGGCTTCCTGGCCCGCCACTTCGGCTCGGTGTTCGTCCTGGCCCTGATGCAGCGCGCCGAGGCCCGCTCCCCCTACGAGGCCGACGACCACGCCACCGACGCGATGGCCGCCGACGAGCAGATCCACGAAGAGGTCGTCCGCGCCCTGGCCACCCGCGGGCGCAACCGGATGGCCGGCAGCTTCCGGGCTGCCGTCTTCGGGGCCAACGATGGACTGGTGTCCAACCTGGCGCTGGTGCTGGGCATCAGCGCCAGCGGGGTGGGCAGCTCGGTCGTTCTGCTGACCGGGATCTCCGGGCTGCTGGCCGGGGCCCTGTCGATGGGAGCCGGGGAGTACGTCTCGGTGCGCTCCCAGCGGGAGCTGCTGGAGGCCTCCACCCCCAACGCCGAGGCCCGCCACAAGGTGCCGATGCTCGATGCCGAGGCCAACGAACTGGCCCTGTTCTACCGGGCGCGCGGCCTGGACCCCGAGGCCGCCGAGACCAAGGCCGCCCGGGTGCTGGGCGGGGCGCACCTGGAGCACACCGAGCACACCGGGCCCGTGCCCGTCGTGGAGGCCGATGAGCACGAGGCGGTGGGCACCGGCCTGGGGGCCGCGGCGTCCAGCTTCTGCTTCTTCGCCTCCGGGGCGGTCCTGCCGATCCTGCCCTACCTGTTCGGGTTGGAGGGCACCACCGCGGTGATCGTCGCGGCCGTGATCGTGGGCCTGGCGCTGCTGTCCACCGGCACCGTGGTGGCCCTGCTCTCCGGCAGCTCCCCGGCCCGGATGGCACTGCGCCAGCTGACCATCGGCTACGGGGCCGCCGGGGCCACCTACGTCCTGGGCCTGCTGTTCGGCACCAGCATCGCCTGA